From Streptomyces sp. NBC_01426, a single genomic window includes:
- a CDS encoding IS630 family transposase produces the protein MSRPGPKIPPLSVTVAQRAVLEGWLRRRTTAQALAQRSRIVLECADGHSVMEVSRRLRIAPDTVRTWRRRFIEHGLDGLGDEPRPGVPRKITDADVERVIVKTLEETPKNATHWSTRSMAAATGMSQSTVSRIWRAFALAPHRSQTFKLSTDPLFIDKVRDVVGLYLDPPEKALVLCVDEKSQIQALDRSQPVLPMMPGVPERRSHDYIRAGTTTLFAALEVATGRVIGSLHRRHRAAEFKKFLTKVDKEVPDGLEVHLILDNYATHKTPDIKKWLLAHPRFHLHFTPTSASWLNLVERWFAELTQKKLKRGVHRSVQALERDIRAWLTAWNDQPRPFVWTKTADEILDKVAAYCHRISDSGH, from the coding sequence ATGAGTCGTCCTGGTCCGAAGATTCCGCCGTTGTCGGTGACCGTTGCCCAGCGTGCTGTGCTGGAGGGTTGGTTACGTCGTCGCACGACGGCCCAGGCGTTGGCTCAGCGGTCGCGGATCGTGCTGGAGTGCGCGGACGGGCACTCGGTGATGGAAGTGTCGCGCCGGCTGCGGATCGCTCCCGATACGGTCCGCACCTGGCGGCGGCGTTTCATCGAGCACGGTCTGGACGGGCTGGGCGACGAGCCGCGGCCCGGCGTCCCGCGGAAGATCACCGATGCCGATGTCGAGCGGGTGATCGTCAAAACGCTGGAAGAGACGCCGAAGAACGCGACGCACTGGTCGACCCGCTCCATGGCGGCGGCGACCGGGATGTCGCAGTCGACGGTCTCCAGGATCTGGCGGGCGTTCGCGCTGGCCCCGCATCGTTCGCAGACGTTCAAGTTGTCGACAGACCCGCTGTTCATCGACAAGGTCCGCGATGTGGTGGGCCTCTACCTCGACCCGCCGGAGAAGGCCCTGGTTCTCTGCGTGGACGAGAAGTCGCAGATCCAGGCCCTGGACCGGTCCCAGCCGGTCCTGCCGATGATGCCCGGCGTTCCAGAGCGCCGCAGCCACGACTACATCCGCGCCGGCACCACCACCCTCTTCGCCGCCCTCGAAGTCGCGACCGGCAGGGTCATCGGATCACTGCACCGCCGCCACCGGGCCGCCGAGTTCAAGAAGTTCCTGACCAAGGTCGACAAAGAGGTCCCCGACGGCCTCGAGGTCCACCTGATCCTGGACAACTACGCGACACACAAGACGCCCGACATCAAGAAGTGGCTGCTGGCCCACCCGCGGTTCCACCTGCACTTCACGCCCACGAGTGCGTCGTGGCTGAACCTGGTGGAGCGGTGGTTCGCCGAGCTCACGCAGAAGAAGCTCAAGCGCGGAGTCCACCGTTCCGTCCAGGCCCTCGAACGCGACATCCGGGCCTGGCTGACCGCCTGGAACGACCAGCCCAGGCCCTTCGTCTGGACGAAGACAGCCGACGAGATCCTCGACAAGGTCGCCGCCTACTGCCACCGAATCTCTGACTCAGGTCACTAG
- a CDS encoding IS5 family transposase (programmed frameshift) produces MSLTDVQWARIEPLLPDRTPRRGGRWRDYREVIDAIAFKFRTGTQWVHLPAKYGNWRGVYNLLRMWAVDGTWERVFTALMAQADADEELNWAVSVDSTIVRAHQHAAGARKKGLWQEPDDHAIGRSRGGLTTKIHLAADGRCRPLTFVLTGGQAGDAPAFVDVMAGLRVPRRRGRPRTRPDVVLADKAYSSRAIRDHLRKRGIRAVIPVPADQRGHRLRRGSRGGRPPAFDREAYRQRNTVERCINRLKQWRGIATRYEKTATIYLAGLHIAGIFLWSAY; encoded by the exons GTGTCATTGACTGATGTGCAGTGGGCGCGGATCGAGCCGCTACTTCCGGACCGAACCCCGAGGCGGGGTGGCCGCTGGCGGGATTACCGTGAGGTGATCGACGCGATCGCCTTCAAATTCAGGACGGGAACGCAGTGGGTCCATCTGCCGGCGAAGTACGGGAACTGGCGAGGCGTCTATAACCTCCTGCGGATGTGGGCTGTCGATGGCACGTGGGAGCGAGTGTTCACCGCGCTGATGGCCCAGGCAGATGCCGACGAGGAGCTGAACTGGGCCGTCTCGGTAGACTCCACGATTGTGCGCGCTCATCAGCACGCCGCCGGGGCCCGCAAAAAGGGGCTCTGGCAG GAGCCGGATGATCACGCCATCGGTCGGTCGCGCGGTGGACTGACGACGAAGATTCATCTTGCTGCCGACGGCCGCTGCCGTCCCCTTACGTTCGTTCTGACCGGCGGCCAGGCAGGGGACGCACCCGCCTTTGTGGACGTCATGGCTGGCCTGCGTGTTCCGCGTCGCCGTGGACGGCCCCGGACCAGGCCGGACGTAGTCCTCGCCGACAAGGCGTATTCCTCCCGCGCGATTCGCGACCACCTGCGCAAGCGGGGCATCCGGGCGGTGATCCCCGTGCCGGCAGATCAGCGTGGCCACCGGCTGCGGCGAGGCAGCAGGGGCGGAAGACCACCGGCGTTCGACCGCGAGGCCTACAGGCAGCGCAATACCGTCGAGCGGTGCATCAACCGCCTGAAGCAATGGCGCGGCATTGCCACGCGCTACGAGAAGACTGCGACCATCTACCTGGCCGGACTTCATATCGCAGGCATCTTCCTCTGGTCCGCCTACTGA
- a CDS encoding RRQRL motif-containing zinc-binding protein gives MADQDEDLVDVDPYAPAEPETTIPVFKGLCAPSGYATKRQLRAMGLRPGGQEPVAEVETRGPKNGLLYEIAKARPVHPMTLAKEFALDKAMGARQTCDTYRRRYFFVLPTSLASCLGCHDASQLHRSPGRTPAGRVKASRPGSAGARSRAPQHRQEAGALLPHPFEIRRTPA, from the coding sequence ATGGCCGACCAGGACGAGGACCTGGTCGACGTCGACCCCTACGCCCCCGCCGAACCCGAGACCACGATCCCGGTGTTCAAGGGCCTGTGCGCACCGTCGGGGTACGCGACCAAACGCCAGCTCAGGGCGATGGGGCTGCGCCCCGGTGGCCAGGAGCCGGTCGCCGAGGTCGAGACCCGCGGCCCGAAGAACGGCCTGCTGTACGAGATCGCGAAGGCCCGCCCGGTACACCCGATGACCCTCGCCAAGGAGTTCGCCCTCGACAAGGCGATGGGCGCCAGACAGACCTGTGACACCTACCGCCGACGCTACTTCTTCGTGCTCCCGACGTCCCTGGCCAGCTGCCTGGGGTGCCACGACGCCAGCCAGCTACATCGCTCCCCCGGCCGCACACCGGCTGGCCGCGTGAAGGCATCTCGCCCCGGATCGGCCGGGGCGAGATCACGGGCGCCGCAGCATCGGCAAGAGGCCGGCGCCCTGCTCCCTCACCCTTTCGAGATCAGGAGAACCCCAGCATGA
- a CDS encoding tyrosine-type recombinase/integrase: MNTVLAAIREFLKHQVAVGNAPTAVLGMLYEVAGDRDLPVEVRGEAVDYARARHRAAVPDEPVDRASDEEVLALLRACRTARDRLIVLLMARAGLRRGEAAGLRREDIHFLVDARHLGCSVPGSHLHVVRRDNGSGAWAKSRRARAVPVDFLLLQAFDQYAVERARCVEAVLGDVVLVNLSRPPVGAPMKPGAVNELLVRLSERAELERVVHPHALRHAFAANVVEVGGAIDEVQQLLGHASVTST, translated from the coding sequence GTGAACACGGTCTTGGCCGCGATACGGGAATTCCTCAAGCACCAGGTGGCCGTGGGAAACGCCCCGACGGCGGTGCTGGGCATGCTCTATGAGGTGGCTGGTGATCGTGACCTTCCTGTCGAGGTTCGAGGTGAGGCGGTCGACTACGCCAGGGCCCGGCACCGGGCGGCGGTGCCGGATGAGCCGGTTGACCGCGCTAGTGACGAGGAGGTGCTGGCCCTGTTACGGGCCTGCCGGACGGCGCGGGACCGGCTGATCGTGCTGCTCATGGCGCGGGCCGGGCTACGCCGCGGGGAAGCGGCGGGGCTGCGCCGCGAGGACATTCACTTTCTCGTCGATGCCCGGCATCTGGGCTGCTCGGTGCCGGGTTCGCACTTGCACGTCGTGCGCCGGGACAACGGCTCGGGTGCGTGGGCGAAGTCGCGGCGGGCTCGGGCAGTGCCGGTGGACTTCCTGCTGCTGCAGGCGTTCGACCAGTATGCGGTCGAGCGTGCGAGGTGCGTGGAGGCGGTCCTTGGCGACGTGGTGCTGGTGAACCTGTCCCGGCCGCCTGTCGGCGCGCCGATGAAGCCCGGCGCGGTCAATGAGTTGCTCGTGCGGCTGTCGGAGCGGGCCGAACTGGAGCGGGTCGTGCATCCGCACGCCCTGCGGCACGCCTTCGCCGCCAACGTGGTCGAAGTCGGCGGAGCGATTGACGAGGTGCAGCAGCTCCTGGGCCACGCCTCGGTGACCAGCACCTAG
- a CDS encoding FAD-dependent oxidoreductase, whose translation MSVTTGPTYIWGAMFPESTSTDSLRDLRGGELRGALIGRFRERGWAEHTLEVIARADPHSVAAFRFNAASTRAEDLAPWPAGRITALGDAVHATPPTAGMGAGAAIRDAASLLTHVSAAADGTATLTDAVDHFEAGMRQRGSEVLTLAMKTVRWILATDTTLGAAATVVSTPILAAAARLRH comes from the coding sequence ATGTCGGTAACCACCGGACCCACCTATATCTGGGGCGCCATGTTCCCCGAATCCACCAGTACCGATTCCCTGCGCGACCTGCGTGGCGGCGAACTGCGGGGCGCACTGATCGGCCGATTCCGCGAGCGGGGCTGGGCCGAGCACACACTCGAGGTCATCGCCCGAGCCGACCCGCACAGCGTGGCCGCATTCCGCTTCAACGCCGCCTCCACCCGCGCAGAGGATCTCGCGCCTTGGCCTGCGGGTCGTATCACCGCGCTGGGCGACGCTGTCCACGCCACACCGCCCACCGCCGGAATGGGAGCGGGTGCGGCCATCCGCGACGCCGCCAGCCTGCTCACGCACGTCAGCGCCGCCGCCGACGGCACCGCCACCCTCACCGACGCCGTGGACCATTTCGAGGCCGGCATGCGCCAGCGCGGCAGCGAAGTCCTCACCCTGGCCATGAAGACCGTCCGGTGGATCCTGGCCACGGACACCACACTCGGCGCCGCAGCCACCGTCGTGAGCACCCCAATTCTGGCCGCAGCCGCCCGGCTACGTCACTGA
- a CDS encoding nucleotidyltransferase domain-containing protein, giving the protein MDQVRRLVRSRFPDALSVVLAGSTATGRVTASSDLDIAVLIEDGGVTCRETIRFEERVVELFVHTRTGLLELFAADVAARRAVLQNMYASGLVLVDSNGEAGRARALAEADLREGPPALEPETVDTRRYGLTDALDDLTDASDPIERLAVAGYVVNAAADLLCDHHHAWIGGGKWLPRRLLEADPQRGAALLEGHHRLCGSGDPAALIRAALKVLDLVGGPLRDGYRRTWHGTILDPPATGPCACGTLCSECRARASRGSSVT; this is encoded by the coding sequence ATGGACCAGGTGCGACGTCTCGTCCGCAGCCGCTTTCCCGATGCGCTCTCCGTGGTCCTCGCCGGCTCCACGGCTACCGGACGAGTCACTGCCAGCAGTGACCTGGACATCGCGGTGCTCATCGAGGACGGCGGCGTGACCTGCCGGGAAACGATCCGGTTCGAGGAACGGGTCGTTGAGCTCTTCGTCCACACCCGTACCGGTCTCCTGGAGCTCTTCGCCGCAGACGTCGCTGCACGGCGGGCGGTCCTTCAGAACATGTACGCCTCCGGTCTCGTACTGGTCGATTCCAATGGCGAGGCCGGGCGCGCCCGCGCCCTGGCCGAAGCGGACCTTCGTGAAGGTCCGCCTGCACTGGAACCGGAGACCGTCGATACAAGACGCTACGGTCTGACGGACGCCCTGGACGACCTCACTGACGCGAGTGACCCCATCGAGCGTCTGGCCGTGGCCGGGTACGTGGTCAATGCCGCCGCCGATCTGCTCTGCGACCACCATCACGCGTGGATCGGCGGCGGGAAGTGGTTGCCCCGCCGTCTGTTGGAAGCCGACCCACAGCGCGGAGCCGCCCTCCTCGAAGGACACCACCGGTTGTGCGGGTCAGGCGACCCCGCAGCACTGATCCGTGCAGCGTTGAAGGTGCTCGACCTCGTCGGCGGCCCTCTCCGCGACGGTTACCGCAGGACCTGGCACGGCACCATCTTGGACCCACCGGCTACCGGCCCGTGCGCGTGCGGGACCCTTTGTTCTGAGTGCAGGGCACGGGCGTCGCGCGGCTCGTCAGTGACGTAG
- a CDS encoding SRPBCC family protein, whose translation MSQVEESIEVDVPVRTAYNQWTQFETFPQFMDGVEKITQVNDTLTHWKAKVGGVEREFDAKITEQIPDERVAWTTVGGDTKQAGVVTFHRLGENKTKVMLQLDYDPEGFAENLGDKLGFVKRQVTGDLKNFKKYIESRGGESGSWRGEV comes from the coding sequence GTGTCGCAGGTCGAAGAGTCCATCGAGGTCGACGTTCCCGTCCGCACCGCCTACAACCAGTGGACGCAGTTCGAGACGTTTCCACAGTTCATGGACGGGGTGGAGAAGATCACTCAGGTGAACGACACCCTGACCCACTGGAAGGCCAAGGTGGGTGGTGTGGAGCGGGAGTTCGACGCGAAGATCACCGAGCAGATCCCTGATGAGCGTGTCGCCTGGACCACGGTCGGTGGTGATACCAAGCAGGCCGGTGTCGTGACCTTCCACCGCCTGGGGGAGAACAAGACCAAGGTCATGCTCCAGCTTGACTACGATCCCGAGGGCTTCGCCGAGAACCTCGGCGACAAGCTCGGCTTCGTCAAGCGGCAGGTCACCGGCGACCTGAAGAACTTCAAGAAGTACATCGAGTCCCGCGGCGGCGAGTCCGGCTCCTGGCGCGGCGAAGTCTGA
- a CDS encoding VOC family protein, translated as MSLIKHFQVTFDCAEPERLARFWCEVLGYVAPPPPEGFATWDDFKRAQPPEQRDAWFACIDPSGVGPRLYFQRVPEGKAVKNRVHLDVRVGTGLVGEERLAALEAECARLVPLGAVHVQTLYDGNDSCIPMQDIEGNEFCID; from the coding sequence ATGTCATTGATCAAGCACTTCCAAGTCACCTTCGACTGCGCAGAACCTGAGCGCCTCGCTCGCTTCTGGTGCGAGGTGTTGGGGTACGTCGCGCCGCCGCCACCGGAGGGGTTTGCCACTTGGGACGACTTCAAGCGCGCGCAGCCGCCCGAGCAGCGGGACGCATGGTTTGCCTGCATCGACCCTTCAGGCGTGGGCCCGCGACTGTACTTTCAGCGCGTTCCCGAAGGGAAGGCTGTCAAGAACCGGGTGCATCTCGACGTGCGGGTCGGCACCGGACTCGTAGGCGAAGAGCGCCTCGCCGCGCTTGAGGCCGAGTGCGCACGACTGGTCCCGCTCGGGGCGGTACACGTACAAACGCTGTATGACGGCAATGATTCATGCATCCCGATGCAGGACATCGAGGGCAACGAGTTCTGTATCGACTGA
- a CDS encoding IS5 family transposase, translated as MASKQARTAPSMASRRASEVMHVLSDANGLPLLVGVSAANTHDSLALKPMITGHQTRHDPHRGRYFKPQRLHADKAYDVPHLRKWLWGKHIGVRIARKGIESSERLGRRRWVIERTMSWLTGYRRLNHRYERHPRNYLAFLGLAAALCCYKRLVRLTT; from the coding sequence ATGGCGTCGAAGCAGGCGAGAACCGCCCCCTCGATGGCTTCGCGCAGGGCGTCGGAGGTGATGCATGTCCTGTCGGACGCGAACGGACTGCCTCTCCTCGTCGGCGTCTCCGCGGCCAACACCCACGACAGTCTCGCGCTGAAGCCCATGATCACGGGTCACCAAACGAGACACGACCCTCACCGCGGCCGCTACTTCAAGCCCCAGCGCCTGCATGCGGACAAGGCGTACGACGTCCCTCACCTGCGGAAATGGCTATGGGGCAAGCACATCGGCGTGCGCATCGCCCGCAAGGGCATCGAGTCCAGCGAACGCTTAGGGCGCCGACGATGGGTCATCGAACGCACTATGTCCTGGCTCACCGGATACCGCAGACTCAACCACCGCTACGAACGCCATCCCCGCAACTACCTGGCCTTTCTCGGCCTCGCAGCCGCCCTCTGCTGCTACAAACGACTCGTCCGACTCACCACATAG